The Breoghania sp. genome has a segment encoding these proteins:
- a CDS encoding response regulator transcription factor: protein MIILIVDDHPLVCSALETTLMSGIEGCRVIQAHSCAEALAVMQDRDDIDLVLLDLKLPDVDGFQGLSQIRRTSPRLPVLVISGLEDARLAQLVSSHGALGFLNKKARAEEIVAAVSRVLAGETVFSPITSCTRAVSEIDPAVDAIRTLTPQQAVVLRMLGEGLLNKQIAYELSISESTVKAHVSAILKKLDVSSRMQAVLMAQGGVFDQAMGSMAMPVPELASAAFAAADR from the coding sequence ATGATTATTCTTATTGTGGATGACCATCCGCTTGTGTGTTCGGCGCTCGAAACAACGCTCATGAGCGGTATTGAGGGATGCCGGGTCATTCAGGCCCATTCCTGTGCCGAGGCTCTCGCCGTCATGCAAGACCGCGACGATATCGACCTCGTGCTTCTCGACCTCAAATTGCCGGATGTGGACGGTTTCCAGGGGTTGAGCCAGATCCGCCGCACCTCGCCGCGTCTGCCGGTTCTGGTGATCTCCGGGCTTGAGGATGCGCGCCTTGCGCAGCTTGTCTCCAGTCACGGTGCGCTTGGTTTCCTGAACAAGAAGGCGCGGGCGGAAGAGATTGTGGCCGCGGTCTCCAGGGTGCTGGCGGGCGAAACGGTCTTCTCGCCGATCACGTCTTGCACCAGGGCGGTGTCGGAGATCGACCCGGCGGTCGACGCCATTCGCACCCTCACCCCGCAACAGGCAGTTGTGCTGAGGATGCTGGGGGAGGGGCTTTTGAACAAGCAGATCGCCTATGAGCTGTCGATCAGCGAGTCCACCGTCAAGGCCCATGTTTCCGCGATCCTCAAGAAGCTCGACGTCTCCTCGCGCATGCAGGCGGTTCTGATGGCGCAGGGCGGCGTCTTCGATCAGGCGATGGGTTCCATGGCCATGCCGGTTCCCGAACTGGCCTCCGCCGCCTTCGCTGCCGCGGACAGGTGA